Genomic window (Nicotiana sylvestris chromosome 7, ASM39365v2, whole genome shotgun sequence):
GTAGAAACAAATTAATGACATGACACTTCAGCAGCTTAAAAAGGCATATAAGTATTGAAGAGACTACTAACCTGAGTcacaggaaccaggttccttgacGGTTTTTGAAACTTTTGAGCAAAGACTCTTAGAAGTGCAATGTCACTATTACTTATTTTTCTCCTGAAACTGCCATATGTGTATACCTGTAACAGTATAGATTTGAGTTACATGTCTCCGAAAAACACTTTTTAGcattgtacctttccttcttaacatagccaatcatcgagggaccaggtccttagttgagcttgatcaaccccaactctagatgatttctttcaaaatgttccccGCTCAGCGTCTTGGTGAAGATGTCTGCTACCTGGTCCTCCTTCTTCCAGTACTTCATACAAATCAGAACCTTTTATACATTATCCCTCAAAAAGTGATGTCGCACATCAATGCGCTTTGTTCTCTTGTGTTGTACCGGGTTCAAGCTGTAAATACACCAAAGTCTTCAAGATGTTGCTTGATCTGTAATAGTTAAGCACAACAAGACGTAGCAACCACGTattcagcttcagcagtagaAAGAGCCACACAGTTAGTTTCTTTGTACTCTATGAGATCAAGTATGACCCTAAAAAATGTGCCGTTCCAGAAGTGCTTTTTCTATCCACCAGATATTCAACATAATCAGCATCAACAATCATATGTTCAGTTCAAGTCGAGGTGATACAGGGACCAGGTTCCTCTGTGCCTTTTGGAGATTCTACTGCATCTCCTTCATCCTTCTGCTTGACTTGACTCATCAAATCAATCTTTCCATTTGCAATATCTATAGCTTCACCGGGAGCATTTGTgaattcttcatcttcatcttctttgttaTGTGACCCTTTTGCCACCATTGTAGAGAACAAAACATTTTGCATCCAAAGGCTCTCGAGTAAGTCAACTTGGTTTTTCTCCCATTGAGCAGTTCATAAAGAGACTTCTCGAGAAGGGACCTGATCATGCACTTGTTAATCAAGTAGCAAGCAGTGTTGGCTGCTTTAGCCCATGAACCAGGTCCTTCATAACCAACTTGTTCAACAAGTAGAAACTCATATGCCCAGTCATCTTCACCATaactcagcatcatcatcaatgaCACTTAGGCATGTTAGATCACCACCATGCGGAGACTTAAGATCAGCATCATAAatattcttgtatcttttggccataAGAACCACCTCATCAGTCACAAGATTTGTGACTgtgcatattttggacaagaattccacttTATTTCCCTTGTCATATATCTAAgaaacactcaagagactgtacttcaGGCAATTGACATAGTACACGTTCTCAATTGAGTGAGTGAATAACTTCCCAATCCTTCCTACTCCTAGAGTGTACCCCTTTTAGCTATTTCCGAAGGGTACATTCTCTCATTGCAGGGCCTTAAGTGAAAGGAAATAATTtgtacttccagtcatatgctttgagcagccgctatccatgtaccattgtAAGCTGCTCCCTTgcactgttccctgcacaagaaaatcaggagttagacttaggaacccaaatGAGTTTGGATCCCTTGTAATGAGGAAAGGGGTGAATGAGGGCTCTTTTGGTCCAAGTAGGCATTATACGTTTTTTATGTGAAGGACCAGGTTCCGTAGAAGCAATTACTTTTTCAGCAAAAACTTTATTTTTATGTTGAGACTGAATTCTGGCCTTACAATTTTCTTTAAAGTGCCCAGTGTTGCCACAGTGAGTGCAAAACCAATTGTCAGGTACAATAACGTACTTACTATAAGGGTTGAAGGGAGTCTTTTCCCTTTGGAACCTGATTCCCTGCCTGTTTCCCCCACTGTTTGTGTACAAGGCAGTGATAACATCAGAGGACTAGGTCCATTTAAGTGATTTTTCAAGATCACTTTTCACTCTTCCTGAAGTTGTTTGTGTTTCTCAAGCTCAGCACACAGACTAGACTTCATTGAATTTAACTGActttcaagcttaatgtgtgtctcacttgcaacttcctttccCTTTTGGGAATTCTCAGGCCTACTTTTTATTTTAAGTTCCCCAATTGTTTCCTTTATGTTTACAACTACCACTAataggtcatctctctcatgctcAATGTTAGCATTACTCTCAGTTAAaacctctttttctttctttaggctctcaatggtttcctctaagTCTACAATGGAAACTACCATATAATCCCTCTCTTGTTCAATGCCACCAATTTCTTCTATTAAAGCATTTTTCCCATTAATGAGGCTATGATAGGCATTAATCAACACATTTGCTAAGGACATCAATTTTTTCTTAGAGTAAGTTTTTTAATTTCTTTGAACATCAAGAAAACTTACCTCATCTTCCTCCTTGTCCTCATCATCATCAGATTTGGCCAGATTGACTCATATTCTGAAGATCCATTGTCAGCAACCATTATATTTTCACCTTTAGATTCACTAGAGGAATTTCCCCAATCAACCAGGGCTTGCTTCTCCATGTTGTCAGCGGCATCTCTTCTTTTTAACTTTCTGTCAAGGACCTAGTTCCTTTTAGTGGCCTTTTTAGTGTTGGTTTTGTAAGGATCCTGCTTATGAAGAGGACAGTCTTTAATAAAGTgtccaaactttccacacttatggcAGCAATCATTTTCTTCGAAATTCCTGCTGGAACTTCTTTTCTTTGGAGTCCCACCATTTTTTGAATCATCTTTTGGAATCTTCGAGTGAGATACTCCATGTCGGATTCATCACTACTTGAGTCTTTATTGGCAGCCttgagaaccaggttcttctccttcttaGGCTCTCTTCTTTCAAGATCTTTTTTTCTCTTCATCTCATAAGTTTTGAGATTTCCAATAAGTTCATCAATGGTCAGCTTCCGCAAATCCTTTGCTTCAGTGATAGCAGTCACTTTACTTTCCCAAGAACCTGGTAAAACACTAAGTATTTTCCGGACCAGCTTGTTTCTTGGGATGACTTCACCAAGGGAGTGAAGCTCATTGATAATGGAGGTGAAACatgtgtgcatatcttgaatagacTCATCCTCCTTCATCTCAAAAAGAACATACTCAGTAGTAAGTATATCAATTTTGGACTGCTTAACGGAGTAGTTCCCTCATGGGCAGTTTGAAGAGCTTCCCAAATCTCCTTAGCAGACTGACAAGCTGAGATGCTATTGTACTCATCTAGTTCGATGCCACAAACAAGAATCTTTTTTGCCCTAAAattcttctcaatagcctttctATCAGCATCGTTgtactcttttcttctttttacgACTGTAACTGTTCCCTTACCAACAGTTTTCATGGGAACAAAAGGTCTATCACAGATTACATCCCACAACTCTGAGTCCTCAACCATAATGTAGTCACGCATTCTTGTTTTCCACCAACCATAGTATTGGCCGTTGAATCTTGGTGGTCTGTacgttgattgtccttcctcgaAATTTGGTGGAGAAGCCAtgtagatcctttctaggtgttaaccttttagaaaaaACTCGCTCTAATACTAATTGTTAGAAACTAAgcgtccaccagactgtatagagaactagattctctatcagttcccactgtaagcaacagactgtaaaaccaaccaatatagggaatcaggttctctaattaTTCCCACAGTAGCTCGGCggtaaataaagaacacagaggatttttacgtagaaaaatcccactcaaggggacaaaaatcatgacctacacttgtaggctttcaacttcactaacttgtaatctccctattacaagccactttgtaatgactctattacaaagacttcaacttaactaacttttggtactcttaccacaagccactttgtcactctctagttacaaagactttagctaacttgtgatactcttatcacaagccactttgtcactctctagttacaaagactttaacttaactaacttgtgatactcttaccacaagccactttgtcactttctagttacaaagactttaacttatgactaactctagtcacaacacaaacttagagggtttgtgattctgggtttcctaaaacacaaCTTCTAAGAAAGaaagataggagttacaaatgaagaacaaataacaaaaactcaacaaacctaaggacttaaaaTATCTTTAATCTTGGATCCGGTCATTGAGGTTGCAacaactttgttcttgagagaggttgtgaTAAGCACTTGAGAGAATGTCTTCTTTTTTGATTTTGCAAGTGTTAGAATGAATGTCTTGTGCGTTGCAATaggtttatactacaaaagacatcaccatggtgatgtcaatttacaatggtgatgtcaattcttggttagtacatgcctcttcctaatgggaagtgactgttgcactgtctgcTGCACTATCGCGTGTATAGTTGCACACAATCACTTTCTGaagttgctttccagctgtatagttgacttataCTTATGTCAGAggaacaccaagggatcaggtccctaatctgTTTAATCTAAAggcacactgcccagattatcttgagtcgattaacttgaatgattgtaccaggcatgcttcaggtcctttatctagttctctcatgaagtaagttattttaccttccttgattgtatttatacgtgtgtgacatcacttacaatgatgtaagaaagataggtaaaaacccttccatagaaagttgactgttgcactgttcttgtgcagtagcgtgtgcaggcagcaactttcctactggagagttgacttcatacagtctcctcggtaactggtagggacctgttacctcagttgttccttccactctgaagagttgagttatatcccATGCTGGATCCtaacctggaactttgtgatctcaaggtcttgtaaatatgtaacaagttccttatctggttctggatggcaagtttgttagatcatcaaaacataaagtaaagtacttatgcccaAGGTACTTATAACCTATCATGTTGTTATTGTACGAGATTTCTGTCATGCGGTTATTATTGTTTGCACAAGGTTTCTGACGTGCCGTTGTGATTATTGATATGCATGCGATGGTATAAGGTTTGGGTGTTGAaacgcatgcggtgagataaggtggacTTGATACGcatggctagtaggggaactactagaagtcaTGCGGTGTGATAAGTTTGGATAAAACACGGGATGCTATTTcggaaaaataatttttaaaacaaactaTAAAGGCTCCCCCTGTGATATAAGGAAAACTTTTaagatatttactt
Coding sequences:
- the LOC138873888 gene encoding uncharacterized protein — translated: MASPPNFEEGQSTYRPPRFNGQYYGWWKTRMRDYIMVEDSELWDVICDRPFVPMKTVGKGTVTVVKRRKEYNDADRKAIEKNFRAKKILVCGIELDEYNSISACQSAKEIWEALQTAHEGTTPLSSPKLIYLLLSMFFLR